From the Chitinivibrionales bacterium genome, the window CCTAACGCTGGGCATAGGTCCTCTTCCCCACATGTAAATTTTCGCCTACACAAATTTGATTTAGTTTGTTTGGTTTCCAACGCCATCAGCGCCGTCCCTGAGGCCGGAGGATTGGCCGCTCGAAAATAAGTCAAAATCTGGGCGCCCCGCCGAAGGCGGCGGCCCTCCTTCCGGTCTCGGCCTTCGGCCTCGGGCTGCCTCGGCCCGAGGCCGCGAGACGCGGCGGGGTCCGGGCAGCACCGCGTTCCTACGCGGCCTCCAGTCCTGCCTGGCGCCGGGCAGAGGTACCTATGCCGTTTTTGCCTTTTTTAATCGCCATCAGCGACGGCCTGAGGGCCCAAGGATTGGCCGCTCGTGCTGTTTGAGCCCGGCATCTTTTAACAAGTACGACCCTTGTCCTGCCGGGTGAGTTCACGAGCGGCCCGAATGATCTTTTTTTCACGCGGTAAAGGCGTTTTTGATGTGATCGATTTTGCCTTTGTAAATGGTTATCACATCAAACCTGCACGGCCGCCCGGTGATGTCGTGTTCGGCGAGATACAGCCGGGCGAGTGTTGCGATCTTCCTTTGCTTGGCGCGGTTTACCCAGAACGCGGGATGGCCGAAAGTGTCGGTGGACGCCGCCTTTACTTCCACAAACACCAGGGTACCGGACGGGTCTTCGGCGATGCAGTCAATTTCGCCGCGTTTTGTCTGGCAATTTCTGGAGATGATGCGGTAGCCGTTGGAAATAAGGAATTCGGCGGCCTCGTTTTCCCCGAGCCGCCCTTTGCGGCGGGTATTATCCTGTTCACCGTTCATAGCGATGCAGCGGAGTTCATTTATGGCCGGCCAGATGGAAGAAAAGGATGGCGGCAAGGATGGCGATCAGGCAGAGTGACAGCCACTGGGTTTCTATGAGGTCGAGCCAGTATCCCTTGTCAAAAAGAAAAAATGTCCCCTGGGTCCGGCGTACATATCTGCGGTCGCCTGACCTGCGATCGGTGATCCGTTTGTCAACGTATTTATCGTCGGCATCACCCTCGTTGCGCAAATCCTTTTGAAGGGAAAACGAAATCGTTGTCTTGTCAACGATCTCGTTGATATCGACCGAATCCAGGTGCTCGAGCATTTCCTCAACCGACGAATACCGTTCATTTTTGTCTTTTTTGAGCGCCTTGAGCACAATGAGCTCGAGGCGTTTTGGAGTATCGCGTCGTTTAACGGACGGCGTCACCGGGATCTCATGCACGTGCTTGTAGGCGGTGGCGACCGCATTATTGGCGAGAAACGGCGGCCGCTTGGTGAGCATCTCATACATCACGATTCCCATGGAAT encodes:
- a CDS encoding YraN family protein, producing MNGEQDNTRRKGRLGENEAAEFLISNGYRIISRNCQTKRGEIDCIAEDPSGTLVFVEVKAASTDTFGHPAFWVNRAKQRKIATLARLYLAEHDITGRPCRFDVITIYKGKIDHIKNAFTA